ACAGGCTTGCAGCCGAATCGGCAGCAATCCGCAATCTGCTGACCGCGGAATGGCAACTCCCGGAAGAGGCGCGCCAGGATTCCGACCCGGCCGGCTCCTCGGCCACCCAGCAAACTCCCAGCCGCCAGGACGATAATGGCGCAGACTCCGTCACCACCCCAGCTGGCCCCGGCGGGCCGAAAAAGGACCAGTAATGCCTTTCCCCATCAACGAAACCATGGGCCAGTACAGCGAGCTGTTCATGTTGCTCGCCGCCGGCACCTACACCGTGGCCTTCATTGCCTTCGCCTGGGACCTGGCGAAGAGCAGCAAGGCCCTGCGCGCCGTTGACCTCAAGGCCGCAGAAGCCGCCCTGGCGCAAAAGGTGCCGGTGGTAGCTGGTGTAGGAAGCGCCGGCGCGGTTGCCGTCATGGACCGGACAGAGTCCCACCTGGCGGGGCCGGTGGGCCGGGCCGAACGGCCCACATCATCGGCGTCGAAACAGGCCGGCCCCGCGTCGGGCGGCGGACAGACAGCCGACGGCGACATGCGCTACGCCGCTGTCCGTCGCGTTCCCGCTCGAGTGGCAGTAGCACTCGCGGTGCTGGGTGCCGCGATCCATGCCGCCGGCGTCATTACCCGGGCCATCGGCGCCGGTCGCGTGCCGTGGGGCAACATGTACGAGTTCCTCACCACGGGCGCGTTCGTTGTCATGGCCATGTTCCTGCTGGTGCTGATCCGCCGTGACCTTCGTTTCCTGGGCACGTTCGTGGTAGGCCTGGTGATCATCATGCTGGTGGCTGCCTCGGTGGCGTTCTGGACCCCCGTAGGCCACCTGGTGCCCGCCCTGCAGAGCTATTGGCTCATCATCCACGTCTCCATCGCCGTGATGTCATCCGCGCTTTTCACCCTCACTTTCGCCATGTCCGCACTGCAGCTGGTCCAGGCACACCGGCAGAAGACGGTGGCGGCAGGCAGCACGGACAAGCTGGGCTTCATGCGGCTGGTGCCTTCCGCCCTGAGCCTGGAGAACCTCTCATACCGGATCAACGCCATCGCCTTCATTGGCTGGACCTTCACGCTCATGTTCGGTGCCATCTGGGCGGAAAAGGCCTGGGGCCGCTTCTGGGGGTGGGACACCAAGGAAGTGTGGACCTTCGTCATCTGGGTGGTCTACGCAGGCTACCTGCACGCCCGGGCCACGCGCGGCTGGACCGGCACACGGGCCGCGTGGTTGTCGATCGTCGGCTACTTGTGCGTGGTCTTTAATTTCACCATCGTCAACCAGTTCTTCAACGGGCTGCACTCCTACTCAGGCCTCTAAGGAGGTCTTTCCAGTACCGCGTTGATACGCTGCAGCACCGAATAGCAAATCGGTGTACCAAATAAGGGTGTTGCCCGCGATCCGGTGATGCTACCTTGGTGGGAGTTCGCCTGTGATGCAGCTCGCAGACGACTCGCAGCGTTTCTCGAGGTACCTATGAACTACGTTCTCGCCATTGATGTCGGGACCAGTTTCACTGCGGCCGCTGTAGCCCGACTTGACCGGAACGCCCGGCCTGTTCCGGAGAGCCTACCACTGGGCCTCCGTGGAACGGCAGTCCCGTCCGTGGTGTATTACCCCCAGGAGGGACCCATCCTTGTGGGAGAAGCCGCGGAGCGACGCGGCCTCGATTCCCCCGAGCGTGTGGTGCGTGAATTCAAACGCCGGGTGGGTGACGCAGTACCGATCTGCGTCGGCACGATGTCACTTGCCGCCGAAGATGTTTTCGCCACGATGGCCCGATGGGTCGCTGACCGCGCTGAAGAGCGCGAGGGAGCGCCGCCGTCGCGGATTGTCATGTCCCATCCTGCCTCCTGGGGTGGGCATCGCACCGCCCTTATCCTCGATGCCCTGGCCGCGAAGGGCCTTGCCGACGTCGATCTGATCACCGAACCGGAGGCGGCGGCACTGCACTACGCCTCCCAGGTGCGGGTGGAGGACGGGAGCACTATCGGGGTCTACGACCTTGGCGGCGGAACCTTTGACACCGCGGTCCTGAGGAAGGCAACCGCCGGCCGTTTTGAATTCCTGGGGCGGCCGGAAGGTATTGAAGGGCTGGGCGGCGCCGATTTCGACGCCGCTGTCTTCGGTCATGTCGCGGAGCACGCAGGAGCGGCCCTGGCCGGCGTGGACCATGACATGCCTGGAGCACTTGCGGCGCTGGCCCGGCTGCGGCGGGAATGCGTTGAAGCCAAGGAAGCGCTCTCTTCCGACACTGAGGCAAGCATCTCGGTGTTCCTGCCCGGAATCCAGCAGCAGGTACGCCTGGTCAGGGCTGAATTCGAGGCGATGATCGAGGGCCCTATCCGCGAGACGGTGGACGCCTTGGAAAGTTCGCTCCAGGACGTTGGGCTGACAGCCGGGGACTTGTCTGCCGTGCTGCTGATCGGCGGGTCCTCCCGCATACCACTGGTGGCGCAGCTCATTTCGCAGCAGCTGGACCGTCCCATAGCCGTTGATGCTGATCCCAAGTCGTCGATCTGCCTGGGGGCTGCCGTCTCCGCGCTGGGCGCAGAGGCGCCGGCCGCTGCCGAACTTGTTGCCGCGGCGGGGGTTCCCGTAACCGACAACGCAAGCCCGCACGCCAGCTGGTCCCGGAAACCTGCAGGCATGCCGCGTGTCCTGTCGGACGGCAAAGCCGATGGCCCGGAGCAACACCATCCAGGGCACAGGCCGCACCGCGGCACCCAAGTCCAGAAGCCCACGGTGCGGGTGACAACGGCAGCCGCAGCTGCGGCCCTCTTCACGGTGCTTACAGCCACAGCGGCCCAGAGCCCTGAGGGGCTGGGACAGCTCTCGTCTATCTTTGTGCCGCCTGCCGCGGACGCGTCGAAGGACAGCGGGGCCGCCCCGGCCCTTTCCCCTGCCGTTGGAGGCGGCGAGGATACCAGTATTGGGGCAGGCGTCCCTGCAACCGGGATCGAGGCAAGCGGACAACAGGGCACGGGCAACCTTCCCGGCGCAACCGGGATCGCGATGGCGATCCCGACGGCCGGCCTGCAATCGTGGGCAGGATCGGGCCAGGCGGCAGGCTCAACACCCCAAATCGGAGTAGCAGCAGCCGGCAACGAGAACTCACAGACCACTGACGGCTCCGCGGCGCAAACTCCCGATCAGGCCGGTACAACTGCTGATCCTGCCGGCTCGCCCACGGATTCCGACCCTGCTCCCGGCACGTCCACCCCCACCGATCCAGCTTCCGAGCCGGGGCCGGAACCTTCGGATCCGGCTCCCGCGCCTGACCCCATGTCGGAGCCCGCACCCGAGCCGACACCTGAGCCGACCCCGCAGCCGACGCCTGAGCCGGCCCCGGAGCCGACGCCTGAGCCGGCCCCGCAGCCGACGCCGGTACCGACCCCTGAGCCGACGCCTGAACCGACCCCGCAGCCGACGCCCGTACCGACCCCTGAGCCGACAATTCCCGAACCGACTATCGACCCGACAGCTGAACCCTCACCCACCCCGGAACCTTCAGTCGACGTTCCCACCACCGAGACATCCACTGCAGCTGACGCAGCCCTCCCGACCGAAGCGGCGGCCTGAGGATGAACGGGAATCACATGCATCCGCCGTCGCACCATAGTGCGGAGTACATGGCGCAGCGCCTGCAGGGCGAAAACGCGGCCGTCAGGGAACTCCTGCTCGCCTTGTCCGTTGGATTTGCCCTTCCGGGCCCCCTGCCGCAGGCGCTGGAACGCAAGCTGGACGGCGACGAAGTGGAGAGCCTTGCAGCGCTGGTTGCGAAGGCAGAGTCAGCCGGCCTCCTGCAGCCGGACGGAACCGTAGTGGGTCCGGTGCAGCATTCGCTCCTGACCGTCACTCCGACCGCGCGCGTGCATGCATTGCAGCGCGAACTCGTCGGAAGGTTCGCTGCGGAACGCAGGCCGCTGGGAGACTTCGCGCGGGACCTGGCACGGAGCGGACTGGCCGATCCCCGCGTGGCGGCGGAGCTCGAAAAGACTGCTGACAAAGCACTTGAACGCGAGCCCGCGCTGGCAGTCCAAATCTATGACGAAGCATTGTTGGCCGGAGCCGATGAGATGGCAACGGCTGCCCGCCGGGCCCAGGCTGCTGCCGCTGCCGGAGATCTCGATGCCGCCGGCCGGATCGTTGACTCGCTCCTAGTCAGCGTCGATCCGCCGGACCTCGTGCGCGGAGTGGATGTTGCGGCCGCAGTGTGGGCCCACCGGGGAATGCTGGCCCGCAGCGCAGACGTGTACAGCTGGCTGGGCCGGGCCAGGGTAGGCCAATCGGCACCGCTGGCTGCTGTTGCGATGATCGGCTGCGGCAACCGGTCCGGGGCGGAAGCGATATTCCCTTCCGATCCGGCGGCGGCGTCGCCCACGCTACTGGCCGTCGCCCTGACGCAGATGGGCCAGGGCATCCTCGAATCGCTTGGGACCGAGCCGCAGCATGCCCTTCCCGTCTTGATCCATGCCTCGGACATGCTCAATGCCTCAGGCTCGGCCCACGCTCTCCCGGACACTCCCGCTGCGCTCGCTGCATTGCTTGCCATGCATGGCGGGGAGCCCCGCCTCGCTGAGACCATTCTTCGTGCCGCCGTTGCTGCCGGCCAGGGCGGTCATGCCGCCAAACCCCGTCTCTTTCTGCTCCAGGCCTGGTCCGCCATGCAGCAGGACAATCCTGAGGAAGCCCGCCTGGCGATCAACGAGGCCATGAAAGTAAATCCCTGGGCTTTGGTGCCCCGGGATGAATTCCTGTGTGCGGCACTTGAAGTGGGCCTTGCCCGGCGGAGCGGCGAAGTCCACGAACTTGTCATGGCGTGGGAGCGGGCCAGGGAGGCGATGCTGCACACCTCCGTTGACCTGTACAGCCTCCTGCCATGGGGCGAACTCATGGTCGCCGCCGCCCGGCTACGGGAAAGCAAGCGGGTAGCGCACTATCTGGAGGAGGCGTGGGCCCTGCTGGCAAAGCTTGGTGAACCGCCGCTCTGGGCCGTGCCCCTTCACTGGGCGGCCGTCCAGGCCGCATTGTTGACCGAGAGCCCGGCTGACCTGGCCCCGCACGCCGCAGCCCTGGTGCGGGCGGCAGAACACAGCCACCTCGCCTTTGTGCTTGCGGCAGCGGGCAAAGCCTGGGTGTCCGTCCTGGCCGGACAGTTCAACGCCGCGCATGTGGAAGCGGCGGCCCGCGGGCTGAGCAAAATAGGAATGCCGTGGGAGGGTGCACGCCTGGCAGGGCATGCCGCCGCCCGCGCAGACGAGCGCAAGGACATGATGAGCCTGCTCGCCTGTGCCCGCGACCTTCATCCGCAGGGAAATTCGGCTGTAGTGACCCCGGCAGGACCGCCGGCCGGCCGCAAGCTCACCCCGCCTGACAACAACCCCGGCATGCGGTCGCAGTCTGCCGGACTCAGTGAACGCGAAAAAGATGTGGCAAGGCTAGTCCTTGAAGGCAAGACATATCGGGAAATCGGGGAAGCCATTTACATCTCCCCCCGGACCGCCGAGCACCATGTTGCCCGGATGCGCGCCCGGCTCGGTGCGCAAAACCGCTCGGATCTCCTGGTCCGGTTACGGCTGGCACTAGGGGCAACGCCTGAGGATTCTGATGAATAGAGCATCCATTGCCCCTAACGGGAGGGAACCCAATCCCCTAACGGAGGCCGGCCAGCAGGGGGACGCAACCCGATGCGGGGTCTCCGGCCGGAACCTTACCTTTGATTCAGGCCGGCAAGGACGCCGGGAGATCCACACGCCGGAGTAGTGAGGTCCAGCCGATGCCAACTCTTGCAAGCCAACTTGTCCAGTTCCTGATGAGCCTGTTCAACAACCCCCATGCGGCCCAGGCTTTCCTGGCCGATCCGGAGCAGGCCCTGTCGGACGCCGGGCTGGCTGACGTGTGCGCGGCAGATGTTGACGCGGCAATGCCTGTTGTGCTGGACTACGCCCCCATCACCATCAGCGCCTCATCCTTTGACCGGCAGTACAACACCGGAGGAAACGGCGCTTGGACGGGCCACAACGGCGGCCATGGCTCAGGCTTCATACCTCCCCTGGCCGGGGGCGGCAGCGGGAACTATCTGAATGACCACGCCCAGACAGTGCAGCAGTTGCAGCAGGTAGTTAACAACTACTCCTACAGCTCAACTGTGGATGACCGGGACACCGTCACCGACCAGTCAGTCAATCAGAACATCTGGGCAGACGGCGACGTGAGCCAGTTCTTTGACAACCACGCCACCATCGCCCCGGGCGACCATGCTATGGCCGCGGGCGACGACATCGACTTCGACGATTCTTTCAACGTCAGGGACTCCAGCAGCACAGACAATTCAGTGGACTACTCGACAGACTACTCAGTGACGGCGGGCCGCGACGCCAATATCGGTACGACGGATGTGGATGTCGACTTTGGGGACGCCTTCAACACTGACAGCTCGATCGACGATTCCTTCAATACCGATTTTGATCTGGACGTCGCCGACTCGTTCAACGACAGTTCCGATAACTCCGCAGACAACTCCAATAACTCCGTCGACACCTATGCAGACCTGGAGGATGTCGGCAATACAGACAACTCAGTTATCAACTCAGTTAGCAGCACGGTTGACAATTCCGTGGAGTTGGAGAACGTTGGCAACACGGATAACTCCGTTGCTGTTGATATGGAGTTCGAGGACTTCGACAACACGTACACGGACGAGTCCGTCACGGTCGGCCACATGGAGGACAACGTCGTAGCGGCGGTTGACGATGTCGCAGCAGTGGACAACGAAGGGGAGTTCTAAAGCAGTCCCATGACAGCCAAGTGACCCGGTGACGATGACCGGCAGGTGGCCAAGCGCCCTGCCGGCAGATGCATGATCCATACCTGCGAGCCCAAGGAAGACAATGTCGGATGAACTGGTGAAGCTGGTGGAGCAAGGCATAGCGCTGGTGGGGACTGGGGACCGGGCCGATCTTCGCCGGCGTCTGGACCAGACACTTGGCCGGCTGCGGGATCCGAGCATCCGCGTGATTGTGGTGGGGGAATTCAAGCAGGGCAAGAGCAAGCTCATCAATGCCCTCGTCAACGCGCCCGTCTGTCCTGTCGACGACGACATCGCCACTTCCGTACCCACCATCGTCAGGCACGGTGAATCGGCGTCGGCTGCTGTCCTGATCCCGCGGCGGGACAACGAACCCGGCGACGACGGCGTGGAACGCCAGTCCATCAACATCCCCGATCTGGCTTCCTACGTTTCGGAACGGGGGAACCCGGGAAACGCCAGGCAACTGGTGGCAGCTGAAGTGTTCCTTCCCCGCAAGGTGCTGGCCGGAGGCCTGACGCTGATCGATTCCCCGGGCGTTGGCGGACTGGGTTCGTCGCACACCCTGACCACACTGACGGCCTTGCCTTCGGCGGACGCACTGCTCCTGGTGTCCGACGCGTCCCAGGAGTACACCGAGCCTGAACTCCGGTTCCTTCGCCAGGCCATGAGGATCACCCCCAATGCCGTGGGAGTCCTGTCCAAGACCGATCTGTACCCGGACTGGCGCCGCGTCGCCGAAGCGGACAGGGCCCACCTGGCGACAGTGGCTCCGGACATCCCGCTGATTCCGGTTTCGTCCGATCTCCGTCTGGAAGCAATCCGTCTCCAGGACGGTGAACTGAACGCGGAATCCGGCTTCCCTGCCTTGATGACCCACCTCCGTGTCGAAATTGTGGGAAAGGCGGAGAGGATCCAGCGGCGCTCCGTGAGCCAGGACGTTCTTTCGGTCACCGAGCACCTTCGAATGTCCCTGCAGTCGGAGCTCGCTGCCCTTGAGGACCCCGAAGGCACCCCGCTGATGATCGAGGGGCTTGAAGCCGCCAAGGCACAGGCCGATGAGCTCCGGAAGCGCTCGGCCCGCTGGCAGATCACGTTGAACGACGGCATCAGCGACCTCATTGCTGATATGGATTATGATCTGCGTGACCGTCTGCGCAGCATTCAGCGGGAGGCGGAGGCGGCCATCGACCTGGGCGACCCGAGCCCTACCTGGCCGCAGTTCTCACAGTGGCTGGAAGAGTGCGTGGCCGCAGCGATATCGGACACCTTTGTGTGGACCAGCGAACGGGCGCAATGGCTCGCGGCGCAGGTGGCCGAGCACTTTTCGGAGGACGAGGTGGCCTTGCCCGTGCTCCATGTTGCGGACGCGGGAGACGCTCTGGATCCCGTCGACGACATGCCGGGGTTGGACTCAGGACGCATCAATCCGGTCCAAAAGCTCCTGATCGGTATGCGGGGATCTTACGGCGGAGTGCTGATGTTCGGCCTGCTGACGGGCATTTTCGGAATGGCGCTGATTAATCCGGTGTCTGTCGGAGCGGGCCTGCTGCTGGGGCGCAAGGCGTACCGGGAGGATAAGGAGGCGCGCCTCAAGCGTCGGCAGGCCGAGGCCAAGGCGCTGGTGCGGCGGCAGGTTGACGACGTTGTCTTCCAGGCCGGGAAGCAGCTTAAGGACAGGCTCCGACTGGTCCAGCGCTCCACCCGGGACCATTTCACAGAGATTGCCGAGGAGCACCACAGGTCCCTGGCAGACTCAGTGGCGGCAGCCCAAAAGGCCGCCGCCGCGTACACCCTCGAAAAAGACATGCGCATCCGGGAGATCAGGGCGGAGCTGAAGAAGGTCGATGCCCTGAACCGTGCCGCCCGGCAGCTTGCCGAGGGACCAGCCCGGGGACGGCCGGCGGGAAGACACCCGCCGGATCCGGCGGACCCGGCGGAAGCACCTGAATCGGCGGCGGCGGGATGAGGGACTCACCCGCCAGGGGTGCGGCGGCCCTGGTCCAGGAAGCCCTTGCCGTATACTCCAACGACGCAGCCGCGACGCAGGTTCTGGAGGGCTATGCCCGCAGGCTGGCTGAGCCGCTGCGCATCGCGGTGGCCGGGATGGTCAAGGCGGGCAAGTCCACGCTCCTGAATGCCATCATCGGCGAGGAAATCGCCCCGACGGACACCAGTGAATGCACACGCATCGTGACGTGGTACCAGTACGGGCACACTCCACGGATCACCCTGTACCCCTTGGCGGGGGAGCCGCGCGCGCTTCCGCTCCACCGAGTGGACGGGCGCCTGGTGTTCGGGCTGGGCGGCGAGCGGGCGGGGGACGTGGACCGGCTCGTGGT
Above is a window of Arthrobacter pascens DNA encoding:
- the ccsB gene encoding c-type cytochrome biogenesis protein CcsB, whose protein sequence is MPFPINETMGQYSELFMLLAAGTYTVAFIAFAWDLAKSSKALRAVDLKAAEAALAQKVPVVAGVGSAGAVAVMDRTESHLAGPVGRAERPTSSASKQAGPASGGGQTADGDMRYAAVRRVPARVAVALAVLGAAIHAAGVITRAIGAGRVPWGNMYEFLTTGAFVVMAMFLLVLIRRDLRFLGTFVVGLVIIMLVAASVAFWTPVGHLVPALQSYWLIIHVSIAVMSSALFTLTFAMSALQLVQAHRQKTVAAGSTDKLGFMRLVPSALSLENLSYRINAIAFIGWTFTLMFGAIWAEKAWGRFWGWDTKEVWTFVIWVVYAGYLHARATRGWTGTRAAWLSIVGYLCVVFNFTIVNQFFNGLHSYSGL
- a CDS encoding Hsp70 family protein, giving the protein MNYVLAIDVGTSFTAAAVARLDRNARPVPESLPLGLRGTAVPSVVYYPQEGPILVGEAAERRGLDSPERVVREFKRRVGDAVPICVGTMSLAAEDVFATMARWVADRAEEREGAPPSRIVMSHPASWGGHRTALILDALAAKGLADVDLITEPEAAALHYASQVRVEDGSTIGVYDLGGGTFDTAVLRKATAGRFEFLGRPEGIEGLGGADFDAAVFGHVAEHAGAALAGVDHDMPGALAALARLRRECVEAKEALSSDTEASISVFLPGIQQQVRLVRAEFEAMIEGPIRETVDALESSLQDVGLTAGDLSAVLLIGGSSRIPLVAQLISQQLDRPIAVDADPKSSICLGAAVSALGAEAPAAAELVAAAGVPVTDNASPHASWSRKPAGMPRVLSDGKADGPEQHHPGHRPHRGTQVQKPTVRVTTAAAAAALFTVLTATAAQSPEGLGQLSSIFVPPAADASKDSGAAPALSPAVGGGEDTSIGAGVPATGIEASGQQGTGNLPGATGIAMAIPTAGLQSWAGSGQAAGSTPQIGVAAAGNENSQTTDGSAAQTPDQAGTTADPAGSPTDSDPAPGTSTPTDPASEPGPEPSDPAPAPDPMSEPAPEPTPEPTPQPTPEPAPEPTPEPAPQPTPVPTPEPTPEPTPQPTPVPTPEPTIPEPTIDPTAEPSPTPEPSVDVPTTETSTAADAALPTEAAA
- a CDS encoding LuxR C-terminal-related transcriptional regulator, producing MNGNHMHPPSHHSAEYMAQRLQGENAAVRELLLALSVGFALPGPLPQALERKLDGDEVESLAALVAKAESAGLLQPDGTVVGPVQHSLLTVTPTARVHALQRELVGRFAAERRPLGDFARDLARSGLADPRVAAELEKTADKALEREPALAVQIYDEALLAGADEMATAARRAQAAAAAGDLDAAGRIVDSLLVSVDPPDLVRGVDVAAAVWAHRGMLARSADVYSWLGRARVGQSAPLAAVAMIGCGNRSGAEAIFPSDPAAASPTLLAVALTQMGQGILESLGTEPQHALPVLIHASDMLNASGSAHALPDTPAALAALLAMHGGEPRLAETILRAAVAAGQGGHAAKPRLFLLQAWSAMQQDNPEEARLAINEAMKVNPWALVPRDEFLCAALEVGLARRSGEVHELVMAWERAREAMLHTSVDLYSLLPWGELMVAAARLRESKRVAHYLEEAWALLAKLGEPPLWAVPLHWAAVQAALLTESPADLAPHAAALVRAAEHSHLAFVLAAAGKAWVSVLAGQFNAAHVEAAARGLSKIGMPWEGARLAGHAAARADERKDMMSLLACARDLHPQGNSAVVTPAGPPAGRKLTPPDNNPGMRSQSAGLSEREKDVARLVLEGKTYREIGEAIYISPRTAEHHVARMRARLGAQNRSDLLVRLRLALGATPEDSDE
- a CDS encoding IniB N-terminal domain-containing protein, which codes for MPTLASQLVQFLMSLFNNPHAAQAFLADPEQALSDAGLADVCAADVDAAMPVVLDYAPITISASSFDRQYNTGGNGAWTGHNGGHGSGFIPPLAGGGSGNYLNDHAQTVQQLQQVVNNYSYSSTVDDRDTVTDQSVNQNIWADGDVSQFFDNHATIAPGDHAMAAGDDIDFDDSFNVRDSSSTDNSVDYSTDYSVTAGRDANIGTTDVDVDFGDAFNTDSSIDDSFNTDFDLDVADSFNDSSDNSADNSNNSVDTYADLEDVGNTDNSVINSVSSTVDNSVELENVGNTDNSVAVDMEFEDFDNTYTDESVTVGHMEDNVVAAVDDVAAVDNEGEF
- a CDS encoding dynamin family protein, which translates into the protein MSDELVKLVEQGIALVGTGDRADLRRRLDQTLGRLRDPSIRVIVVGEFKQGKSKLINALVNAPVCPVDDDIATSVPTIVRHGESASAAVLIPRRDNEPGDDGVERQSINIPDLASYVSERGNPGNARQLVAAEVFLPRKVLAGGLTLIDSPGVGGLGSSHTLTTLTALPSADALLLVSDASQEYTEPELRFLRQAMRITPNAVGVLSKTDLYPDWRRVAEADRAHLATVAPDIPLIPVSSDLRLEAIRLQDGELNAESGFPALMTHLRVEIVGKAERIQRRSVSQDVLSVTEHLRMSLQSELAALEDPEGTPLMIEGLEAAKAQADELRKRSARWQITLNDGISDLIADMDYDLRDRLRSIQREAEAAIDLGDPSPTWPQFSQWLEECVAAAISDTFVWTSERAQWLAAQVAEHFSEDEVALPVLHVADAGDALDPVDDMPGLDSGRINPVQKLLIGMRGSYGGVLMFGLLTGIFGMALINPVSVGAGLLLGRKAYREDKEARLKRRQAEAKALVRRQVDDVVFQAGKQLKDRLRLVQRSTRDHFTEIAEEHHRSLADSVAAAQKAAAAYTLEKDMRIREIRAELKKVDALNRAARQLAEGPARGRPAGRHPPDPADPAEAPESAAAG